The genomic window CGGCTAATACAAACACAAATAACGAAGCGTAGAAATCGGAATTGAACATTCCTGTCATAGTTGGTTTTAAAGCCAACGCAAACTGAGCAATGGCAATCGCAAAAAAGCCTTGCCACAGTTTATAAGGTACATCAAAAGCTTTCTTAGAATAGAAATAGATGATCAAGGCCATCACCGCGTAACTCGCTAAGGTTGTATAAGCAGAACCCAACATCCCAAATCGATCAACAAAGAGTAGGTTTCCAACAATGGTTATAGTAGAACCAATCAAGGTTATAAAGGCCAATACTTTTGTTTTCTCACCAATAAATATTCCAGCAGAGAAATTAATGTACCACCCCTGAAACCAGTAGGCTAATAGTAGAGGAGACACGATACCTAAGCCCAGCCAATAATTTTTACCAATTATTGTGGCATCTGTAAACGGGATCTGAATCTTCACAATGGTGGGCATAAACAGTGAAAAGAAGATGAATATCAGAGCCGCTCCTAAATTGAAATATCGGAATGTCTCTGAAAAGATCTCAGGAGCTTCTTCGTCATCCGATTTCCGCATAAAAAATGGCTGCCAAGCAAACTTGAAAACCGTCACAAACAACAACATCACTACACTTAACTTGTAGCAGGCCGAGTAAATACCTACCAAGTCTTTGCCTGTGTAATTTGCGCCATATAAACTGATAATACGATCAGCATCCATGCTTTTTAGGAATAACCGATCAAGCATCTCATTAATCACATAACCAATTCCTGCTGGTACAAAGGGCAACCCAAACCGTATTGCTTTTTTAAGAAACGCAGCATCCCAGCTTCCCTTAAAGAACTTGCGGGTCATAAACCAAACTATACTAGCCGTTACTATAGAAGCTAGCAGATTACTGATTAGCACCCCTTCAATACCTAAGCCTAGTCCTAATATCAGATATAGATTCAAGCCAATATTGATCAGCACATTTAGGGTTTTCAGAGTTGCAAAAGCAACAGGACGTTTACCCATTCTAAGCTCAGCAAAAGGAACAGCAGCCATCGTATCAAAAGCGAGTATACCCAACATTAGGGTTAGTAGCGGAAATGGCTCCACTAATCCAATCAATGGATTAATAATAGGATTGGCTACCCAAACAACCCCCAATAATAAAAGGGTGGTGCAGAATAAAGAGATCTGCATCGTTTTGAAGATATCCTTAGCCTTATCTCTGTCTTTTGCATAGCGGAAATAGGTAGACTCCATTCCATAGGTGAACACTACATTCAGAAATGCTATGGCCACATAGATTAAACTAACGATTCCGTATTCATCCGCGTTAAATACATCGGTATAAAATGGAACCAATAGGTAGCTTATAAAGCGTGCGAATACACTACTAATACCATATATAATAGTGTCGGAAAAAAGTTCTTTTAATTGCTTCAAGATGTAGTACTAAGTTGTTCTGCTGCTTGAATACCTAATATGTAGCTTTGTTTCCCAAATCCTGTAATAATCCCATGCACTACTGCACCGGTAAGCGAGCGCTCTCTAAATTCTTCACGCGCATGAATGTTCGATAGGTGAACTTCTATTTTTGGAATTTCGATGGCCTCTAAAGCATCACGCAGTGCAACTGATGTATGTGTATAAGCTCCGAAGTTGGCAACTATTGCTTCTATTCCTAATTCAGTACAAGATTGAAGCTTGTTAATTAACTCACCCTCCACATTACTTTGATAGAACTCAAAAGTATGCCCTGGAAAATGATCAGTGATGTAATTTTCTATATCGGATAGTGTTTCGCTTCCATATACTTCAGGATTGCGCGTACCAAGCATGTTAAGATTAGGTCCATTTATGACTAAAAATTTCATTCTTCAAACTCCTTACTAATCATTTCTGCCACGGCTTTCATCCGATCTTCATCAACTTCTACTTTTCTTTTCAAACTCATGTCTTGCCCATCAAAATATATAGGTACTAAATGTATATGTGCGTGTGGGACTTCCATTCCTTCAACAATTACGCCTGTACGTATCGGCACAAGTGCAGCATCAATAGCCTTTGCTACTTTTTTACTAAAAGCTATCAACCCTTTCAAAGTATCATCTTCTAAATCGAATATATAATCTACCTCCACCTTTGGAATCACCAATGTATGCCCCTCAGCAACAGGGTTTATATCTAAGAAGGCATAGTAGTGTTCATCTTCAGCTACTTTGTAAGAGGGGATTTCACCTTTTATGATCTTTGTAAAAATAGTAGACATTTTTTTTACTTCTGAATTGGTTTCATTATGATGCTTAAGTTAACAGACACAACTTAGAAATACACCTGATGAAATATCTTCTTGTCACTCTCTTTTTATGGATGCCTTTTCTCGTCCAATCACAAGATCATTTATCAGGACCTACTACAGAATCACAGATTCGGACACACAAAATTTTTGATTTGTATGCTAAACGCTACAAACCAGATGAGAAAGTAGTAGCCGCATTCAATGCTATCACTGATCAAATTCAGATAAATGTATTTATGGGCACCTGGTGCCACGACAGTAAACGTGAAATTCCAGCTATGTTTGCCTTGATGAATGCTATTGATAATGCAAATATCTCTACTAGTTATACGGCCATAGAATATAGAAGAAGTGGCCCAAAGGATATCATTGAGAAGAATAACATAAAACGCACCCCTACTTTCGTTATCCTCAAAAATGGGAAGGAGATAGGTAGAATTATAGAAGAATCAGAGAAGAACCTTGAATCTCATTTGCTGAAGATAATAGAATCTAAAAAAGACTGATTTTTTATAGATTTTCCTTGTTATCTAATTGTAAAAACCCTTATCTTTGGAGCCTTTCGCAGACGCGATGGAAGAACCGGTAGCTCAGTTGGTAGAGCAACTGCCTTTTAAGCCGTGGGTCGAGGGTTCGAGTCCCTCCCGGTTCACTTTTACAAGAATCTCTCTTGACCAGCCCCTTACGATTGATCTCGGAAGGGGTTTTTTGTTGGAATAAAGTTTAGACCAAAAAAAAAGACTTACAGATGCTGTAAGTCTTTAGTTAAGCCCGCAATGATACGGTCTAATACTTTCTCGTCGTTTAGCAGATACCGCTTCCGACTTTCTGTTAATTTTTTAGGCACTTTATTCGATTTGCGAATACTTTCCACTAATACCTGATCTGTTTTTTTTCTCATTAGATAACTTTCCTGAACTTATTTAAATCCAGAATGACTGCCCCCTCAGTTTTTTCTTGGACATTAGATGATAATTTTCCCTGTAAAAGTCTGGCCAATTCGTCGAATTCATTATTTATTGCCAACGACTGACAGTAAGTAAAGAACTCGAATAAGTTTTCAGAAGCAACATACCGGAAGTCTAATTCTTTCTTTATGACCGTTAATCGCTCATAGATAAGAATATCATCCTCTCTTTCACATGCTTCTATCAGTTCACGATAGAGCCCTTTGAAGTCTTGTAATGTTTTTCTGTTTTCACTCATGATGCCGTCCTTTTTCTAAAATTGTTATCGGCAATACTCTCAAAAACCAAAGTCTTTTTTTAAAAAACTTTTATAAAAAGAGAGACTCATTTACAAAATGTTACAATATGAGCCATACGCCTCGATTTCACGCGCCTAAAAATTTTAAATTTTAATGTTAGAAAATTTTAATTATTAATTTTTTCTAATAAATTAGTGTTAGAAGATTTTAATAAAAGGTCATAAGATATAAGAAGGTATTCAGGATGGACGTACAAGAGCTGGTTTCAAAATACATGGCAAAGCCAACACAACAATTGCGTGAAAGCATTATAAAAGAATCAATTCCACTCATTAAGAGTATTGTGAATAAGATCAAGCTTCCTAATTCACCACTTTGTGATGAAGAAGATCTTTTAAACATTGGGGCTACTGGTTTATTACAAGCTTTGGATAATTACACATTAGACAAAGATGTACAGTTTAACACCTTTGCCTATTACCGCATCAGAGGTAGCATTATCGATTACCTACGATCTATCGATGAATTATCTCGTACTAACCGTACTCGATATGGAGCAGCTCAAGAAGCTATTAGCGTACTTCAACAAATGCTTGGCCGCACCCCAACAAATACTGAAGTTGCCAATCACATTGACATGAGCGTTGAAGATTACCAGAGCCTACTTAGTACAGTACAAGTACGCTCGGCCCTATCACTGGATATGAGTTTAGATGAAGACTCAGGTTTTTCTCTAAGAAATACTATTGCTGATACAACGTATGAAAGCCCTGACTCACAAATTTTAAAGAATGAATCTTCCTTAGAGTTGAAAAAAGCGATTCAAACACTTAGCGACCGTGAGCAACTTATCTTAGCACTTTACTACTATGAAGACTACAACCTGAGAGAAATTGCGGAAAACTTAAATCTTAGCGAAGCTAGAATTTCACAAATCATTGGTAAGGTATTAATGACTTTAAAATCTACACTGCACCAAACAGTTATGGTTTCTCGATAGTTACCAAAGCACGTAATTTTGCGAATGTCTTTGGACCAATACCTTTTATAGCTAGCAACTCCTCTACTTCATCAAATCCTTGATTTTGCACACGGTAATCAATGATACGCTGTGCATAAGCCTCCCCAATTCCTGGCAACATCCTCAATGTGGCTTTATCGGCCGTATTTATATTGATGGGATAAACAGCCAAAGCTACACCATCTTTCTTACCCTCCGTTATTCTTGAAACCCGCGTTCCTACTTTCAAAGGATGCTTCCAAAGTCCGGCCTTCTGTGATTTTGCCGTTCGCTCTAATTCTCTATACAAAGATATTGAATCAGGGTGCTGCCTAAATCGATCTGAATACTCCCCATATCCTTTTTGGAGTACTTCATGATTCAATGAATAGACTTGTTCACCCACCTTTACTTTCACATAACCATATGCTCTATTGTAATAGCTGAATGGCTCACCCCCATCGTAATCTGAAACCTGAACTTCTCCCCCCTCAAGCAGATTGCTCATGTACTTTAACGCTTCCCCTGCTCCGTAGTAGGATGAATCTTCTCCCGCCCATAAGCTTGGCAATTGCACACCTAGCAATCGAACGGGGTAGCCAAAACCAGGCACAATTTCGATTTCAAATTCATTGCCATCCCTAACCGCATATACTTTATACCATTTCTTCGGATCAATAGGAGGGGCTGGGGCAAAAGACTTTCTAAGAGCACGATTTTTCACCTCTGATAAACTCTGATAGTACTGATTGGCTATTTCATCAGAATATATAATGAGGGTATTCTCGTCATTATTTACCTCCGCATTATTCGAAAAATTATATGAGCCCGCTATCACTACTGCAACATCCGCACTTGTTGTATCCTCAGCATCAATGATAATGAGCTTATCGTGCAGCTTTCTAGTTTCGCGTGCTGGCATAACAGCTCTATTTCCTGTATTAGCAGCTTCACTACCCCAAATGGTATTCGTTTTTTTGTACCTACTATAAAAGCCGGGGTCAATTAAACCTGTGAGGGTTATGGATGTATCAGATGATTTACTCCATAATGCCTTACTTATGGGAATAGTTGGTGTAATGGCGAACGCCTGAAAGTGCAGACTATGCTGTGTTTCGGCATCAATAATAGAAACAATCTTTTCCGAGACACTTGGCTTTGAACGATCTCGATTGATAGGAGCAAAATAGACTTCAACTTTAGTTCCACCTACATCAAATACATGGTCTGAAACATCTTTTTTGTCTTTGTGGAATACCGCTTTGTTTGGATTAGGATAGTCCCCATCACCACCCCACATTTGTTCGAATTCTTCAGTGTAAACCTTAGCCACATCACGGTCTTTGATTACAATTACGGAATTTGTATTAAAATTTGAGGTATAGGTTAAATTGGTAGACCCCGTCCAAACTAGCTCTTCATCAATAACTGCGAATTTGTTATGCATATCAGCTCCAGCATTCACCAGCTTATGATCTGATATTTCTCCATTGGGTAAATAGATATCTCCATCGTCATCCATAGAAATAACACCTCCATCAGCAAGTATTTGCCAGATTACTTCATCTAGATATCCACCATCGAACCTATTGAAATTATCAGTGATCACACGCACTTGAACTCCTCGCTTTTTGGCTTCGACTAGTGCAGTAGCTACACTTGGTAGTTCTAAATCATAAATACTGAGATCAATGGAAGTGGAGGCATCCCCCATCAACTCAATGAGCGTATTAGGTAAATTAACCTCGCTATTAGCCATTACACCAGATTGCCTAACGGTAGTATCAACTGGCATGTTGAAATATACACGAATCCATTCTTGCTCTTGATCTTGTGCAGTTACACTTAGCCAAGGCAGGGCACAAAGTACCAGAATGAACCAAATTCTTTTCTCTCTCATTACTGCTATCAAATTATTATAAGTAATCATTTTAACGTATTTTGGCAGCATATCATGTCAATATATACCATCTGCGACACATGAACACTGCTTTTTTTAACCCCATACATTGGAAAAAGTCTTTTTTAGTAGTGCTGCTATTAAGCTTCGTGCTAATCTGGTTTGGCTTTATTGATAGTTATAGCCTTTTGGCTAGATTTGAACTCAATTCAAAGAAAGCTGATCTCAATGAAAAGATTGAGAAGCTCAATGCATCTTCAGATGAACTAAAAGAGAAGATTGAAAACCTGAATAATGACGCTGCTCTTTTAGAAAAAATTGCTCGTGAGGAATACGGCATGCGTAAGCCAGGTGAGACCGTGTACAAGATCAAAAGAACAAAATAAGAAGGGTAAATGAAAGCCATTGGGGTAGACCTTGGAGGCACCAACAGCCGCATTGCCGTTGTTGATGATAAACAAGGAATTATAGAGCGTGTTAGCTATCCAACCCAAGCTGATAAGGGAATTGATTTTGTTTTTGGGCAGCTTAGCAAGACCATCAACACATTTAATGAGCAACACTCTTTAATTGGAGTTGGCTTTGCCCTTCCAGGCATGGTAAGCCTAGATCAAACAACGGTGTACAACCCACCTAATCTTCCTGGTTGGGAAACAGTATATGCCGCTGAACAAATCCGGAAGCGAACGGCCTTACCTTGTAGAATTGAGAATGATGCCAATATAGCTGCGCTGGGCTCTAGTTTTTATGGAGTTGCAAAAGAAAGAGGCTTCAGTTCATTCATTACGATAACACTGGGCACAGGAGTTGGTGGCGGCGTGATTCTTGACGGGGAGCTTTTTAAAGGCCCCAAAGGAATGGCTGGAGAATTAGGGCATATGATTATCAACTATGATGGCCCGAAATCGAATGGCAGAACCCCAGGCACCGTAGAAGCTTACTTAGGGCAACGATTTTTGAGTAGAAGAGCGATGCATCAAATACTTCAGCACCCTGATAACCCGCTATACCAATCGTTCAAAGACCAGCCCGATCTCTTAGAGCCCATTCATTTATATGAAGAAGCCAATAATGGCAATACTCTCGCTCAAAGCATCTTGCAAGAGTGCGGACAGTATTTGGGATATGCCATTATCAATTACACGCACATTTTTGACGTCAGAAAATATGTTCTATCTGGAGGCGTTTCGGGAACAGGGCAATGGATACTAGAATCTGCTCAAAAAACTATACAGGAATACTTAATGAAGCCATATCTCAATGGTCATGAGATATGCATTGAACCTTCAAATACCGATAGTGCTTTATTGGGTGCTGCTGCACTCGCTTTTAAATCTTTTGCTTAAATTGTCTCGATGTTGAATAGTCACTTTAAGCGCTTTGGCGGCATTCTTTGTTGCCTGTGCTTAACCTTACTTTTTGGTGGTAGCCTACTTGCGCAAAGTGGTCCAGATAAAGTGCGTACTCA from Balneola vulgaris DSM 17893 includes these protein-coding regions:
- a CDS encoding lipopolysaccharide biosynthesis protein → MKQLKELFSDTIIYGISSVFARFISYLLVPFYTDVFNADEYGIVSLIYVAIAFLNVVFTYGMESTYFRYAKDRDKAKDIFKTMQISLFCTTLLLLGVVWVANPIINPLIGLVEPFPLLTLMLGILAFDTMAAVPFAELRMGKRPVAFATLKTLNVLINIGLNLYLILGLGLGIEGVLISNLLASIVTASIVWFMTRKFFKGSWDAAFLKKAIRFGLPFVPAGIGYVINEMLDRLFLKSMDADRIISLYGANYTGKDLVGIYSACYKLSVVMLLFVTVFKFAWQPFFMRKSDDEEAPEIFSETFRYFNLGAALIFIFFSLFMPTIVKIQIPFTDATIIGKNYWLGLGIVSPLLLAYWFQGWYINFSAGIFIGEKTKVLAFITLIGSTITIVGNLLFVDRFGMLGSAYTTLASYAVMALIIYFYSKKAFDVPYKLWQGFFAIAIAQFALALKPTMTGMFNSDFYASLFVFVLAVGVLGILTVKNFFLPSEI
- the aroQ gene encoding type II 3-dehydroquinate dehydratase — translated: MKFLVINGPNLNMLGTRNPEVYGSETLSDIENYITDHFPGHTFEFYQSNVEGELINKLQSCTELGIEAIVANFGAYTHTSVALRDALEAIEIPKIEVHLSNIHAREEFRERSLTGAVVHGIITGFGKQSYILGIQAAEQLSTTS
- a CDS encoding HIT family protein, with the protein product MSTIFTKIIKGEIPSYKVAEDEHYYAFLDINPVAEGHTLVIPKVEVDYIFDLEDDTLKGLIAFSKKVAKAIDAALVPIRTGVIVEGMEVPHAHIHLVPIYFDGQDMSLKRKVEVDEDRMKAVAEMISKEFEE
- a CDS encoding TlpA family protein disulfide reductase, which gives rise to MKYLLVTLFLWMPFLVQSQDHLSGPTTESQIRTHKIFDLYAKRYKPDEKVVAAFNAITDQIQINVFMGTWCHDSKREIPAMFALMNAIDNANISTSYTAIEYRRSGPKDIIEKNNIKRTPTFVILKNGKEIGRIIEESEKNLESHLLKIIESKKD
- a CDS encoding sigma-70 family RNA polymerase sigma factor, whose translation is MDVQELVSKYMAKPTQQLRESIIKESIPLIKSIVNKIKLPNSPLCDEEDLLNIGATGLLQALDNYTLDKDVQFNTFAYYRIRGSIIDYLRSIDELSRTNRTRYGAAQEAISVLQQMLGRTPTNTEVANHIDMSVEDYQSLLSTVQVRSALSLDMSLDEDSGFSLRNTIADTTYESPDSQILKNESSLELKKAIQTLSDREQLILALYYYEDYNLREIAENLNLSEARISQIIGKVLMTLKSTLHQTVMVSR
- a CDS encoding phospholipase D-like domain-containing protein, whose protein sequence is MREKRIWFILVLCALPWLSVTAQDQEQEWIRVYFNMPVDTTVRQSGVMANSEVNLPNTLIELMGDASTSIDLSIYDLELPSVATALVEAKKRGVQVRVITDNFNRFDGGYLDEVIWQILADGGVISMDDDGDIYLPNGEISDHKLVNAGADMHNKFAVIDEELVWTGSTNLTYTSNFNTNSVIVIKDRDVAKVYTEEFEQMWGGDGDYPNPNKAVFHKDKKDVSDHVFDVGGTKVEVYFAPINRDRSKPSVSEKIVSIIDAETQHSLHFQAFAITPTIPISKALWSKSSDTSITLTGLIDPGFYSRYKKTNTIWGSEAANTGNRAVMPARETRKLHDKLIIIDAEDTTSADVAVVIAGSYNFSNNAEVNNDENTLIIYSDEIANQYYQSLSEVKNRALRKSFAPAPPIDPKKWYKVYAVRDGNEFEIEIVPGFGYPVRLLGVQLPSLWAGEDSSYYGAGEALKYMSNLLEGGEVQVSDYDGGEPFSYYNRAYGYVKVKVGEQVYSLNHEVLQKGYGEYSDRFRQHPDSISLYRELERTAKSQKAGLWKHPLKVGTRVSRITEGKKDGVALAVYPININTADKATLRMLPGIGEAYAQRIIDYRVQNQGFDEVEELLAIKGIGPKTFAKLRALVTIEKP
- a CDS encoding FtsB family cell division protein, giving the protein MNTAFFNPIHWKKSFLVVLLLSFVLIWFGFIDSYSLLARFELNSKKADLNEKIEKLNASSDELKEKIENLNNDAALLEKIAREEYGMRKPGETVYKIKRTK
- a CDS encoding ROK family protein, with translation MKAIGVDLGGTNSRIAVVDDKQGIIERVSYPTQADKGIDFVFGQLSKTINTFNEQHSLIGVGFALPGMVSLDQTTVYNPPNLPGWETVYAAEQIRKRTALPCRIENDANIAALGSSFYGVAKERGFSSFITITLGTGVGGGVILDGELFKGPKGMAGELGHMIINYDGPKSNGRTPGTVEAYLGQRFLSRRAMHQILQHPDNPLYQSFKDQPDLLEPIHLYEEANNGNTLAQSILQECGQYLGYAIINYTHIFDVRKYVLSGGVSGTGQWILESAQKTIQEYLMKPYLNGHEICIEPSNTDSALLGAAALAFKSFA